The Pectobacterium sp. A5351 genome contains the following window.
AACACAGCACTGTGCAAACACGAAAGTGGACGTATACGGTGTGACGCCTGCCCGGTGCCGGAAGGTTAATTGATGGGGTCAGCCGCAAGGCGAAGCTCTTGATCGAAGCCCCGGTAAACGGCGGCCGTAACTATAACGGTCCTAAGGTAGCGAAATTCCTTGTCGGGTAAGTTCCGACCTGCACGAATGGCGTAATGATGGCCAGGCTGTCTCCACCCGAGACTCAGTGAAATTGAACTCGCTGTGAAGATGCAGTGTACCCGCGGCAAGACGGAAAGACCCCGTGAACCTTTACTATAGCTTGACACTGAACCTTGAGCCTTGATGTGTAGGATAGGTGGGAGGCTTTGAAGCGTGGACGCCAGTCTGCGTGGAGCCGACCTTGAAATACCACCCTTTAATGTTTGATGTTCTAACGTGGGCCCGTAATCCGGGTTGCGGACAGTGTCTGGTGGGTAGTTTGACTGGGGCGGTCTCCTCCCAAAGCGTAACGGAGGAGCACGAAGGTTAGCTAATCCTGGTCGGACATCAGGAGGTTAGTGCAAAGGCATAAGCTAGCTTGACTGCGAGAGTGACAGCTCGAGCAGGTGCGAAAGCAGGTCTTAGTGATCCGGTGGTTCTGAATGGAAGGGCCATCGCTCAACGGATAAAAGGTACTCCGGGGATAACAGGCTGATACCGCCCAAGAGTTCATATCGACGGCGGTGTTTGGCACCTCGATGTCGGCTCATCACATCCTGGGGCTGAAGTAGGTCCCAAGGGTATGGCTGTTCGCCATTTAAAGTGGTACGCGAGCTGGGTTTAGAACGTCGTGAGACAGTTCGGTCCCTATCTGCCGTGGGCGTTGGAAGATTGAGAGGGGTTGCTCCTAGTACGAGAGGACCGGAGTGAACGCACCACTGGTGTACGGGTTGTGATGCCAATTGCATTGCCCGGTAGCTAAGTGCGGAAGAGATAACCGCTGAAAGCATCTAAGCGGGAAACTTGCCTCGAGATGAGTCTTCCCTGGGCACTTGATGCCCCTGAAGGGCCGTTGAAGACGACGACGTAGATAGGCTGGGTGTGTAAGCGTAGCGATACGTTGAGCTAACCAGTACTAATGACCCGAGAGGCTTAACCTTACAACACCGAAGGTGTTTTGTGAGATGACTCATAGAGAAGTGTTTTGATATTTAGCTTGTTCGAAGATTGGTTCTGATGGTTGTACACAAACACACGAAAGTGAGTGAAGTACAACGGTTGGAATGAAACAGAATTTGCCTGGCGGCGATAGCGCGGTGGTCCCACCTGACCCCATGCCGAACTCAGAAGTGAAACGCCGTAGCGCCGATGGTAGTGTGGGGCTTCCCCATGTGAGAGTAGGGAACTGCCAGGCATCAAATTAAGCAGTAAACCGGAGCAATCTGGTGGTTGTAAAGAAACTCGGTGGAGCGGTAGTTCAGTTGGTTAGAATACCTGCCTGTCACGCAGGGGGTCGCGGGTTCGAGCCCCGTCCGTTCCGCCACTTATTATGCAAAAACCCTAAGTTAACGCTTAGGGTTTTTGCTGTCTGGGTTTTAGAAATTTTAGATGAATCCTCTTTTTATCTTCCCATTAACTTTTTGTTTTTGCTCACTATTTCGTTTTTCCTTCCTCTGTCTCCATGCGTACATTGTAAGTCTGCGATAAAATTCTTATAACTGAAGGGAGTTCTTTTTTGATAGGGTATTAGTGTATTAAAACTGATAGTAGGTAAGGCGTGCGGAAAAAAACCTATGCAATGAGGTATGTTGCCGGCCAACCAGCTGAACGTATCTTTCCTCCCGGGGAAATGCATTATCCGGGGCAAGCGCTACCGACAGGCTCATTGTTGCTGGAGGGAGATATTTTACGCGTAATGGTGTGGAATATTTTCAAGCAACAACGAATGAATTGGCTTTCCGTTCTACAGAATTTCGGTAAGGGTACCCAGCTAGTTCTGTTGCAGGAAGCGCAAAGCACGCCAGAACTCATCCGTTTTGCAACCACTAGCTACCTTTCTGCCGATCAGGTTCCTGCTATTATTCTCCCACAACATCCATCTGGTGTGATGACGCTATCGGCAGCTCAGCCAGTATATTGCTGTCCTTTACGTGAAAGGGAACCCTTGTTGCGTTTGGCTAAGTCCTCTTTGGTGACGGTCTACGCGCTTCAAAATGGCCAAAGACTGATGGTTATTAATATCCATGCGGTTAAC
Protein-coding sequences here:
- a CDS encoding endonuclease/exonuclease/phosphatase family protein, yielding MRKKTYAMRYVAGQPAERIFPPGEMHYPGQALPTGSLLLEGDILRVMVWNIFKQQRMNWLSVLQNFGKGTQLVLLQEAQSTPELIRFATTSYLSADQVPAIILPQHPSGVMTLSAAQPVYCCPLREREPLLRLAKSSLVTVYALQNGQRLMVINIHAVNFSFGVEVYTKQLATIGEQLVHHQGPAIMAGDFNAWSQQRINALNRFATRMGLQEVHFVDDHRRKAFGRPLDFVFYRELTVNQSSVLVTQASDHNPLLVEFSLS